Genomic segment of Phalacrocorax aristotelis chromosome 16, bGulAri2.1, whole genome shotgun sequence:
GTGTTTACTTAGATTCCTGGCCTCTTCCACTTGCAGCGGTGTGCAGTAATCCTCCAGGAAGACAGTTGCCAGATTGCTTAGCCTTCTGCTGGCTGAGAGCGAGAAGCGAAGCATGCACTCCACCACCGGCAGAGCCGTGGTCTGCTGGCACGACTGTGGTGTTGTCAGGTACATCAGTGTCGTGACTGCCGACATGACCGTCTCCTCGTTGGAGCTGGAGAGGCAGTTGATTACGGGCTCTACCCCATTTGCCTCCAAGATGTAGTCTTTGTTAGTTTTATCCAGGCACAGGTTACAAAGACCTcctgaaacagcaaaagaaaatttccaaCAGATGCAAGACAAACTCTTCTCTCTGCACCCTGATCTTTCTCATACTAAGACTCAAATTCACTGCTGATCC
This window contains:
- the ARMC7 gene encoding armadillo repeat-containing protein 7, whose translation is MELGRLEYLQALVTEFQVTDSPEAKEQVLANLANFAYDPQNYEYLRQLQVLDLFLDVLTEDNETLVEFAIGGLCNLCLDKTNKDYILEANGVEPVINCLSSSNEETVMSAVTTLMYLTTPQSCQQTTALPVVECMLRFSLSASRRLSNLATVFLEDYCTPLQVEEARNLSKHTAVGIPLPKD